A genome region from Patescibacteria group bacterium includes the following:
- the murJ gene encoding murein biosynthesis integral membrane protein MurJ codes for MYNHIFNSKTKTIASAAGILAAASLISGLLGLFRDRLLAGSFGAGDELDIYYAAFRIPDFISTVLIMGAISAAIIPIFSEYLVRSHEQAWRFFSNLVNLFFISLIVIAAVLIIFVPQILSIIVPGFIGDKKESAVLLTRIMFLSPILLGISNIISGILRVFKRFLVTSLAPIMYNLGIIFGIMFFVPLMGLKGLAWGVVFGAFLHLFVQIPILLKVGFRPKKVLNFSEPGFLRAVKLTIPRAIGLAAGQINLIVITAIGSTLAAGSIAVFNLANNLQKLPITLIAISFSTAAFPFLALYFSKKDKEKLIQGFSSVFRQILFLIVPVSILIFILRAQIVRVILGTGKFGWADTQLTAACLGIFSFVIFAYGLVLLISKTFYAFQNTKIPALVTLFTVGLNIVLCYFFVWVLGFENAFQRFLITFLDLQGIKENSVIGLPLALAVSGIFQISLLLMLLYKKIGDFRIKEIFESCVKILASGVLLGFACYFVRQTVAEFVDMQTFWGIFSQAAISGLAGILVYFLAALLLKSPEIKTIRFSILKKFS; via the coding sequence ATGTATAATCACATTTTTAATTCTAAAACAAAGACGATTGCTTCTGCTGCTGGGATTTTGGCAGCAGCGTCTTTGATTAGCGGTCTTTTAGGTCTTTTTAGAGACCGCCTTTTAGCCGGCAGTTTTGGAGCAGGAGATGAACTTGATATTTATTATGCTGCTTTTAGAATACCCGATTTTATTTCTACGGTTCTTATCATGGGAGCTATTTCAGCTGCTATAATACCTATTTTTAGTGAGTATTTAGTTCGTTCCCATGAGCAAGCATGGAGATTCTTTTCTAATCTTGTAAACCTCTTTTTTATTTCTTTAATTGTAATAGCTGCTGTTTTAATTATTTTTGTCCCTCAAATTCTTTCTATAATTGTTCCTGGATTTATTGGAGATAAAAAAGAGTCAGCTGTTTTGCTAACCCGAATTATGTTTTTAAGCCCGATTCTTCTTGGGATAAGCAATATTATTTCCGGTATTCTGCGCGTGTTTAAAAGATTTCTTGTTACTTCTTTAGCCCCTATTATGTATAATCTTGGAATTATTTTCGGAATTATGTTTTTTGTTCCTTTGATGGGATTAAAAGGGCTTGCCTGGGGAGTTGTATTTGGAGCTTTTCTTCATCTTTTTGTTCAGATTCCTATTCTTTTGAAAGTTGGATTCAGGCCTAAAAAAGTTTTAAACTTTTCTGAACCCGGTTTTCTTAGGGCTGTAAAATTAACTATTCCTAGAGCTATTGGCTTGGCTGCGGGCCAGATTAATTTAATAGTAATTACTGCTATTGGCTCTACTTTGGCAGCGGGAAGCATTGCGGTGTTTAACTTAGCAAATAATCTTCAGAAGCTTCCAATAACCCTTATTGCTATTTCTTTTTCTACTGCTGCTTTTCCATTTTTAGCATTATATTTTTCTAAGAAAGATAAAGAAAAACTTATTCAAGGGTTTTCTTCTGTTTTCAGACAGATTCTTTTTTTAATTGTACCTGTTAGTATTTTGATATTTATTTTAAGAGCTCAGATTGTTAGAGTAATTTTAGGAACAGGGAAATTCGGCTGGGCTGATACTCAACTTACTGCTGCCTGTTTGGGCATTTTTAGTTTTGTTATTTTTGCTTATGGACTCGTGCTTTTAATTTCTAAAACTTTTTATGCTTTTCAAAATACTAAAATACCTGCCTTAGTAACTTTATTTACAGTAGGATTAAATATTGTTTTATGTTATTTCTTTGTCTGGGTTTTAGGGTTTGAAAATGCTTTTCAAAGGTTTTTAATAACTTTTCTTGACCTTCAGGGAATCAAAGAGAATTCAGTTATTGGCCTTCCTTTAGCTTTAGCTGTTTCAGGAATATTTCAGATAAGTTTGCTTTTGATGCTTCTGTATAAGAAAATAGGGGATTTTAGAATAAAAGAGATATTTGAATCTTGCGTTAAGATTTTAGCTTCAGGTGTTTTATTGGGTTTTGCTTGTTATTTTGTTCGTCAAACTGTAGCTGAATTTGTTGATATGCAAACCTTCTGGGGGATTTTCTCACAAGCTGCGATATCCGGCTTGGCTGGAATTCTCGTTTATTTCTTAGCCGCTCTCCTTTTGAAATCACCAGAGATTAAGACAATTAGATTTTCAATTTTGAAAAAGTTTTCTTAG